The following coding sequences lie in one Maribacter forsetii DSM 18668 genomic window:
- a CDS encoding UpxY family transcription antiterminator, whose protein sequence is MTKNWYVLYVKPKNEKKVAKRLSSHQLDVYCPMIKEVKQWSDRKKTIEVPLFKSYVFVNITECDRQKVFEVPGVVRYLFWLGKPAIVRDIEMETLKKWLSDDTVENYSLTKLESGDRVAIKYGALKDQKAEIIEVGKKRVKLVLEGMGVVLNMKIRDLV, encoded by the coding sequence ATGACTAAAAACTGGTACGTACTTTATGTAAAACCCAAAAATGAAAAGAAGGTGGCCAAAAGGTTGTCATCTCATCAACTAGATGTCTATTGCCCAATGATCAAAGAAGTGAAGCAATGGAGCGATAGAAAGAAGACAATTGAAGTACCTTTATTTAAGTCATACGTTTTTGTAAATATTACGGAATGCGATAGGCAAAAAGTCTTTGAAGTTCCAGGTGTTGTTCGCTATTTATTTTGGTTGGGAAAACCTGCAATAGTCCGTGATATTGAAATGGAAACTTTAAAAAAATGGTTATCTGACGATACTGTCGAAAACTACAGTCTAACCAAATTAGAATCTGGCGATAGAGTAGCTATAAAATATGGTGCATTAAAAGATCAAAAAGCAGAAATTATAGAAGTAGGTAAAAAACGTGTTAAGTTAGTTCTAGAAGGCATGGGAGTTGTTCTTAATATGAAAATTAGAGACCTTGTATAA
- a CDS encoding GIY-YIG nuclease family protein has translation MTNHYVYIIYSASHDVYYKGYSTDYTMRLEQHNQGKTTYTKNKGPWKLVYAEELNSKKEALIKEKMLKRQNRQYLLWLFNQKTNLIK, from the coding sequence ATGACCAATCACTACGTATACATTATTTATTCTGCTTCGCACGATGTCTACTACAAAGGGTATTCTACAGATTATACCATGCGACTGGAACAACATAATCAAGGTAAAACAACATACACCAAAAACAAAGGACCCTGGAAACTCGTTTATGCAGAAGAATTAAATTCTAAAAAAGAAGCGCTTATAAAAGAGAAAATGCTAAAAAGGCAAAATAGACAATACTTACTTTGGCTTTTCAATCAAAAAACGAACCTTATAAAATAG
- a CDS encoding GIY-YIG nuclease family protein: MTNHYVYIIYSASHDVYYKGYSTDYTMRLEQHNQGKTTYTKNKGPWKLVYAEELDSKKEALIKEKMLKRQNRQYLLWLFNQKTNLIK, encoded by the coding sequence ATGACCAATCACTACGTATACATTATTTATTCTGCTTCGCACGATGTCTACTACAAAGGGTATTCTACAGATTATACCATGCGACTGGAACAACATAATCAAGGTAAAACAACATACACCAAAAACAAAGGACCCTGGAAACTCGTTTATGCAGAAGAATTAGATTCTAAAAAAGAAGCGCTTATAAAAGAGAAAATGCTAAAAAGGCAAAATAGACAATACTTACTTTGGCTTTTCAATCAAAAAACGAACCTTATAAAATAG
- a CDS encoding DUF58 domain-containing protein: MNLQSELNKSSLFSNLELLANQVVEGFISGIHRSPFHGFSAEFAEHKIYNNGESTKHIDWKLFAKTDKLYTKRYEEETNLRCHMILDNSASMYYPQVDNLSIDSLNKIGFSVLAIAALMNVLKRQRDAVGLSIYSDAYNYYAPEKGSERHFQMLLAQLSAVGIAKNPPKETNTYTYLHQIAENIKRRSLIFLFTDMFQTEKNDDELFEALRHLKYNKHDVVLFHPIDKNRELYFNFENTPKRFVDVETGEHLDLYADNIKEAYNERITAYLSDIKMKCAQYKIKYVDIDIHRDFSTVLNTFLVERNKFL, encoded by the coding sequence GTGAATCTACAATCAGAATTAAACAAGTCATCTTTATTCTCAAACCTAGAGCTACTAGCTAACCAAGTAGTAGAAGGTTTCATTAGCGGAATACACAGAAGTCCCTTTCATGGGTTTTCTGCAGAGTTTGCCGAGCACAAAATCTACAACAATGGTGAAAGCACCAAACATATAGACTGGAAGCTTTTTGCAAAGACAGATAAGCTTTATACGAAACGCTATGAAGAGGAAACCAATTTAAGGTGCCACATGATACTGGATAATTCTGCCTCTATGTATTATCCGCAGGTAGACAATTTAAGCATTGATTCCTTAAACAAGATAGGATTTAGCGTCTTAGCTATCGCTGCGCTAATGAACGTGCTTAAAAGGCAGCGAGATGCCGTAGGTTTAAGTATTTACTCTGATGCCTATAATTATTACGCACCTGAAAAAGGTAGTGAGCGTCATTTTCAAATGTTATTGGCACAGTTAAGTGCCGTTGGGATAGCAAAAAATCCACCAAAAGAAACAAACACTTATACTTATTTACATCAAATTGCAGAAAATATTAAGCGAAGAAGTCTCATTTTTCTATTTACGGATATGTTCCAGACCGAAAAAAACGATGATGAATTGTTCGAAGCGCTCCGCCATTTGAAATATAATAAGCACGATGTTGTACTTTTTCACCCGATCGATAAAAATCGCGAATTATACTTCAATTTTGAAAATACACCCAAAAGATTTGTCGACGTTGAAACCGGCGAACATTTAGACTTATATGCCGATAATATTAAAGAAGCTTATAATGAACGTATTACCGCGTATTTATCTGACATAAAAATGAAATGCGCTCAATATAAAATCAAATATGTGGACATTGACATACACCGAGATTTCTCAACAGTGCTCAATACTTTTCTCGTAGAAAGAAATAAATTTCTCTAG
- the trxA gene encoding thioredoxin: protein MALEITDATFDEVVLKSDKPVVVDFWAAWCGPCRMVGPIIDEVSTEYDGKAVVGKVDVDANQEFAAKYGVRNIPTVLVFKGGEIVSRQVGVSPKKVYTDAIDAAL from the coding sequence ATGGCATTAGAAATAACAGACGCTACTTTTGACGAGGTAGTTTTAAAAAGCGATAAACCAGTAGTAGTAGATTTTTGGGCAGCATGGTGTGGTCCTTGTCGTATGGTAGGTCCTATCATTGACGAAGTTAGTACTGAATATGACGGTAAAGCTGTTGTAGGTAAAGTTGACGTAGATGCAAATCAAGAATTCGCTGCTAAATACGGGGTACGTAACATACCAACTGTATTAGTATTCAAAGGTGGTGAAATTGTAAGTAGACAAGTAGGTGTATCACCTAAAAAAGTTTACACAGATGCTATTGACGCAGCTTTGTAA
- the dnaE gene encoding DNA polymerase III subunit alpha, whose protein sequence is MYLIFDTETTGLPKNWNAPITDTDNWPRCIQIAWQLHDDMGKCIEHEDYLVRPEGFNIPYDAEQIHGISTELAEQKGISLAEVLEKFNIAMSKTKFIVGQNVGFDLNIMGAEFHRLGVENPLQELPVLDTCTEHTAQLCQIPGGRGGKFKLPTLTELHQYLFGEPFGEAHNATADVEATTRCFLELIRKQQYTKEQLDVQPDYFKNFSEANPQEIELIGLKHINLKKASKKIADALWAKDTGGVSQEEIEENLATLENASFSHLHNHTQFSILQSTISVPDLVKAAAKAKMPAVAMTDHANMMGAFHFVNGVLNHNKGVVSRNEANQKRFEATQNGTLEEDQEPLTELPEPEQEITPIIGCEFQVCEDHTNKSQKDNGYQIVMLAKSKKGYLNLAKMSSIAFVSGKYYVPRIDKKVVEQYKEDVMVLTGNLYGEVPSKVLNVGENQAEEALIWWKETFGDDLYIEIMRHGQEDEDRVNQVLIQFAKKHNVKLVATNNTYYAEKENAHAHDILLCVKDGEKQATPIGRGRGYRYGLPNSEYYFKSSDEMKELFKDIPEAIINIQEIVDKVETFTLARDVLLPAFDIPEEFQFEEDKLDGGKRGENKFLRHITYEGAKKRYGEITPAIDERLDFELQVIEKTGYPGYFLIVEDFIRAARTMDVSVGPGRGSAAGSAVAYCLWITNLDPIKYDLLFERFLNPDRVSMPDIDIDFDDEGRGRVMDYVIDKYGSNQVAQIITYGTMAAKSAIRDTARALDLPLQDSDRMAKLIPDMSKLKKIIGVDEKILRSKFRSEDLEKINELLAISEGDGPESETLNQAYVLEGSVRNTGIHACGVIITPDDITKFVPVALAKDSEMYCTQFDNSVVEDAGLLKMDFLGLKTLTLIKDTVKIVKAKHGVELDPENFPLDDVKTYELFQRGETVGVFQYESPGMQKHMRALKPTVFADLIAMNALYRPGPMEYIPSFIARKHGTEEIVYDLDANEEYLAETYGITVYQEQVMLLSQKLADFTKGEADVLRKAMGKKQKHVLDKMKPKFIEQASAKGHAVDKLEKIWKDWEAFAAYAFNKSHSTCYAWIAYQTAYCKAHYPAEYMAAVLSNNMNDIKQVTFFMEECKRMGLDVLGPDVNESYYKFAVNDAGAVRFGMGAVKGVGRGAVETIVENRKEEGPYKSVFDFAKRIDLRAANKKAFESLAVAGGFDSFGDTHRAQYFHNEGDGVTFLEKTIKYGAKFQESENSSQVSLFGDTSEVQIPEPVVPPCEEWGTMEKLRREKEVVGIYISGHPLDDFKTEVKAFCNANIACVNDLPTYVNRELTFAAVITDVQHRVSKNGKGWAAFTMEDYTDSYEFRIFGEEYLKFRHFLMINSFAYVKLFVRDGWMNKDTGKKGDPRMQFNSFMLLQEVMETYARKLTIKLNIANLKEENVRTLKDTFTNHKGEHPVNFIVYEMKEKIKVTLNSRKQKVNISTELLQLLEKQDVHFKLN, encoded by the coding sequence ATGTACCTCATATTTGATACCGAAACTACCGGTCTTCCAAAAAACTGGAACGCACCTATTACAGACACAGACAACTGGCCACGTTGCATACAGATTGCATGGCAGCTGCATGACGATATGGGAAAATGCATTGAGCATGAAGATTATCTAGTTCGCCCAGAGGGATTCAACATTCCTTATGACGCCGAGCAAATTCACGGTATTTCTACTGAGCTTGCAGAACAAAAAGGTATTTCTCTTGCAGAGGTTTTGGAGAAATTCAACATTGCCATGTCTAAAACAAAATTCATTGTTGGGCAGAATGTAGGTTTCGATTTAAATATTATGGGTGCTGAATTTCATCGTTTGGGTGTTGAAAATCCGTTACAAGAACTTCCTGTTTTAGATACCTGTACAGAGCACACGGCACAATTATGCCAGATCCCTGGTGGTAGAGGTGGTAAATTCAAGTTACCAACATTAACAGAATTGCACCAATATTTATTCGGAGAGCCTTTTGGCGAAGCGCATAATGCAACTGCCGATGTTGAGGCAACCACACGTTGTTTTCTAGAACTTATCCGTAAGCAACAGTATACAAAAGAACAATTAGATGTTCAACCCGATTATTTCAAGAATTTCTCTGAGGCTAATCCGCAGGAAATTGAACTTATCGGTCTTAAACACATCAACCTTAAAAAAGCATCGAAAAAAATTGCCGATGCTCTTTGGGCAAAAGATACTGGCGGAGTTTCTCAAGAAGAGATAGAAGAAAACTTGGCTACTTTAGAGAACGCAAGTTTCTCACATTTACATAATCACACACAATTCTCCATATTACAATCCACCATAAGCGTTCCTGATTTGGTCAAAGCTGCTGCAAAAGCCAAAATGCCTGCAGTTGCCATGACGGATCATGCAAATATGATGGGTGCTTTTCATTTTGTAAACGGAGTGTTAAATCATAACAAAGGTGTTGTTTCTAGAAATGAAGCAAATCAGAAAAGATTTGAAGCCACACAAAACGGCACTTTAGAGGAAGATCAAGAGCCCTTAACCGAACTACCGGAACCTGAACAAGAAATAACTCCTATAATAGGCTGCGAGTTTCAGGTCTGTGAAGATCATACTAACAAATCACAAAAAGACAACGGCTACCAAATAGTAATGCTCGCCAAGAGTAAAAAAGGTTATTTGAACTTAGCCAAGATGTCATCTATTGCCTTCGTTTCGGGTAAATACTATGTGCCTCGTATCGATAAAAAAGTGGTTGAGCAGTACAAGGAAGATGTCATGGTTCTGACAGGAAACCTTTATGGTGAGGTTCCTAGTAAAGTACTTAACGTTGGTGAAAATCAAGCAGAAGAAGCTTTAATTTGGTGGAAAGAAACTTTTGGCGATGATTTATACATTGAAATCATGCGCCACGGTCAAGAAGATGAAGATCGTGTAAACCAAGTTTTGATACAGTTTGCCAAAAAGCACAATGTAAAATTGGTCGCCACCAATAATACCTACTACGCAGAAAAAGAAAATGCACATGCGCATGATATTCTTCTTTGCGTAAAAGATGGCGAAAAACAAGCTACCCCAATAGGTCGTGGTCGTGGCTATCGTTACGGATTGCCCAATTCAGAATATTACTTTAAGTCATCTGATGAGATGAAAGAGCTTTTTAAGGATATCCCTGAAGCTATCATCAATATTCAAGAAATCGTTGATAAAGTAGAGACTTTCACATTGGCACGTGATGTACTATTGCCTGCGTTCGATATTCCTGAAGAATTTCAGTTCGAGGAAGACAAGTTGGATGGTGGCAAACGTGGTGAAAATAAATTTCTACGCCACATTACCTATGAAGGCGCAAAGAAAAGATATGGTGAAATTACTCCCGCTATTGATGAGCGACTAGATTTCGAACTTCAGGTAATCGAAAAAACGGGCTACCCTGGTTACTTCTTGATTGTAGAAGATTTTATTAGGGCAGCAAGAACTATGGATGTATCCGTAGGTCCTGGTCGTGGATCTGCTGCAGGATCTGCCGTTGCTTACTGTTTATGGATTACGAATTTAGACCCCATTAAGTACGACTTACTTTTTGAGCGTTTCTTAAATCCGGATCGTGTAAGTATGCCCGATATTGATATTGATTTTGATGATGAAGGGCGAGGTCGCGTAATGGATTATGTAATCGATAAATATGGTTCAAATCAAGTAGCACAGATTATCACTTATGGTACCATGGCTGCTAAATCTGCCATTAGAGATACAGCTCGTGCGTTAGATTTGCCTTTGCAAGATTCAGATCGCATGGCGAAGCTCATACCCGATATGTCTAAGCTGAAAAAGATAATTGGGGTCGATGAAAAAATCTTGAGGTCGAAATTTAGATCAGAAGATTTAGAAAAGATAAATGAGCTTTTAGCAATTTCCGAAGGTGATGGTCCTGAATCAGAAACCTTAAATCAGGCGTACGTTTTAGAAGGTTCTGTTCGTAACACCGGTATTCATGCCTGTGGGGTTATTATTACCCCAGATGACATTACCAAGTTCGTACCCGTGGCACTTGCCAAGGATTCCGAAATGTACTGTACTCAGTTTGACAACTCCGTTGTGGAGGATGCCGGATTGTTGAAGATGGATTTCTTGGGATTGAAAACGCTGACCTTGATTAAGGATACCGTTAAGATCGTAAAAGCAAAACACGGTGTTGAGTTAGACCCAGAGAATTTTCCGTTAGATGATGTAAAAACATACGAGCTCTTTCAAAGAGGAGAAACAGTTGGTGTATTCCAATATGAATCTCCTGGAATGCAGAAACACATGAGGGCGTTAAAACCTACTGTTTTTGCAGATTTAATTGCCATGAACGCATTGTACCGTCCTGGTCCAATGGAGTATATACCGAGTTTCATTGCACGTAAACACGGTACCGAAGAGATTGTATATGACCTTGATGCTAACGAAGAATACTTAGCAGAAACCTATGGTATTACAGTATACCAAGAGCAAGTGATGCTCCTGTCGCAGAAGCTGGCAGACTTTACAAAAGGTGAAGCCGATGTCTTGCGTAAGGCAATGGGTAAAAAACAAAAGCATGTACTCGATAAAATGAAGCCAAAGTTCATTGAACAAGCTTCAGCCAAAGGACATGCAGTTGATAAACTAGAGAAGATTTGGAAAGATTGGGAAGCCTTTGCAGCCTATGCCTTTAACAAATCTCACTCCACTTGCTACGCATGGATCGCATACCAAACCGCATATTGTAAAGCCCACTACCCTGCCGAATATATGGCGGCGGTATTGAGTAATAATATGAATGACATTAAACAGGTTACCTTCTTCATGGAAGAATGTAAACGTATGGGCTTAGATGTACTAGGACCAGATGTTAATGAATCATACTATAAATTTGCCGTAAACGATGCAGGTGCCGTTCGTTTTGGAATGGGTGCCGTAAAAGGTGTTGGTCGTGGTGCGGTAGAAACCATCGTAGAAAACAGAAAAGAAGAAGGACCTTATAAATCCGTATTCGATTTTGCAAAACGAATAGATCTTCGTGCAGCAAATAAAAAAGCATTTGAAAGTTTAGCCGTTGCAGGAGGATTTGATTCTTTTGGCGATACACACAGAGCACAGTATTTTCATAATGAAGGAGACGGAGTCACGTTTTTAGAGAAGACCATAAAATATGGAGCTAAATTTCAAGAGAGCGAAAACTCTAGCCAAGTAAGTCTTTTCGGTGATACGAGTGAGGTACAAATACCAGAACCAGTAGTACCACCATGCGAGGAATGGGGTACCATGGAAAAACTTAGAAGAGAAAAAGAAGTGGTAGGTATTTATATTTCTGGTCACCCTTTAGATGATTTCAAAACAGAAGTAAAGGCATTTTGCAATGCTAACATAGCTTGCGTAAATGATCTACCTACCTATGTCAACAGAGAACTTACCTTTGCCGCAGTAATTACAGATGTACAACATAGGGTGTCCAAGAATGGAAAAGGTTGGGCAGCATTTACCATGGAGGATTATACCGACTCCTATGAATTTAGGATTTTTGGGGAGGAATATTTAAAATTCAGACACTTCTTAATGATCAATTCCTTTGCCTATGTAAAATTATTTGTTCGTGATGGGTGGATGAATAAAGATACCGGTAAAAAAGGAGATCCAAGAATGCAGTTCAATAGCTTTATGTTGCTACAAGAAGTAATGGAAACCTATGCCAGAAAATTGACGATAAAACTGAACATTGCCAACCTAAAAGAGGAAAATGTGCGTACGTTAAAAGACACTTTCACTAATCATAAAGGTGAACACCCTGTCAACTTTATCGTTTATGAAATGAAAGAAAAAATTAAGGTAACATTAAATAGTAGAAAGCAAAAAGTAAATATTTCGACCGAGTTATTACAACTTTTAGAAAAACAAGACGTTCACTTTAAACTGAATTAG
- a CDS encoding 30S ribosomal protein S16: MPVKIRLQRHGKKGKPFYWVVAADARAKRDGKFLEKLGIYNPNTNPATIELDIDSSVKWLQNGAQPTDTAKAILSYRGVLLKHHLLGGVRKGALTEEQAEEKFNAWVTEKEAAIADKVGGIDKVKADARAAALKAEKEVNDKRAAEAAAAALPEVAEGENAESEVEAVEAAGEPEQATEAPAADDKA, from the coding sequence ATGCCAGTAAAAATTAGATTACAAAGACACGGTAAAAAAGGAAAACCATTCTATTGGGTAGTTGCTGCAGATGCAAGAGCTAAAAGAGATGGTAAATTCTTAGAGAAATTAGGTATCTACAATCCTAATACTAACCCTGCAACAATTGAACTTGATATTGATAGTTCTGTAAAGTGGTTACAAAACGGTGCACAACCAACTGATACTGCTAAAGCTATTCTTTCTTACAGAGGTGTACTTTTAAAGCATCATTTATTAGGTGGTGTTCGTAAAGGTGCATTAACTGAAGAGCAAGCTGAAGAAAAATTCAATGCTTGGGTTACTGAAAAAGAAGCTGCTATTGCTGATAAAGTTGGTGGTATTGATAAAGTTAAAGCTGATGCAAGAGCTGCTGCCTTAAAAGCGGAAAAAGAAGTAAACGATAAGCGTGCTGCTGAAGCTGCCGCTGCTGCTTTACCAGAAGTTGCTGAAGGTGAAAACGCTGAATCTGAAGTAGAAGCTGTTGAAGCTGCAGGTGAACCAGAGCAAGCTACTGAAGCTCCTGCTGCAGATGATAAAGCATAA
- the rimM gene encoding ribosome maturation factor RimM (Essential for efficient processing of 16S rRNA), translated as MRKEDCFYLGNIVSKYSFKGEVLVKLDTDDPEIYENMESVFVSLGNNLVPFFIKRCRLHKSNLLRIDFEEVKSESDADRIMKSGLYLPLTMLPTLKGNKFYYHEIIGFNMIDSVHGDIGIIQSVNDTTAQALFEVEKDGTQLLIPVSDDIITKVDRENKSIFVTTPEGLVDLYLS; from the coding sequence ATGCGTAAGGAAGATTGTTTCTACCTAGGTAATATCGTTTCAAAATATAGTTTCAAAGGCGAGGTATTAGTAAAACTAGATACCGATGACCCCGAGATATACGAAAACATGGAATCAGTATTCGTTTCTTTAGGAAACAATCTGGTTCCATTTTTTATTAAAAGATGCCGACTTCATAAATCTAACTTACTTCGTATAGATTTTGAAGAGGTGAAATCAGAGTCCGATGCGGATCGCATTATGAAATCCGGACTCTATCTACCCCTTACCATGTTGCCGACGCTTAAAGGCAATAAGTTTTATTACCATGAAATTATCGGTTTTAACATGATAGATTCTGTTCACGGTGATATTGGTATAATACAGAGCGTTAACGATACTACAGCACAAGCTTTGTTTGAAGTGGAGAAAGACGGAACACAATTATTGATACCTGTAAGTGACGATATTATCACTAAAGTAGATCGTGAGAACAAGAGTATTTTTGTAACTACACCTGAAGGTTTGGTTGATCTGTATTTGTCCTAG
- a CDS encoding sensor histidine kinase has protein sequence MDIRLMKFLRKPNFFGANDIKPWHHFLFWSVYFIFNTFRWSFIHDNFLLSLHTNIIGFPIHMFLAYLNAYYLMPKFIYNKKYIQYTLFIIAALILMLLVKFNLTYCLVSKDVMPESSEIIDRLTIGFAVQSMIGEVYVISFFTAIKLTVDWIRESSKLHDLEKRQLKTELRFLRSQVSPHFFFNTLNNIYSLTLEKSDQAPEVILKLSELMRYLLYATKKQRQDLTSEINCIRNYIDLERIRFDDSLKIDMNISGDLTNCKIPPMLLIPLIENCFKHGANKNIGEMKIKIDVKVEDGFMDFKVSNSIPLVNTEYVYPVKRGGIGLSNVKKRLELGYDKNDYELKIFEKDKMFNVVLKLKVV, from the coding sequence ATGGATATTAGATTGATGAAGTTTTTACGAAAGCCTAATTTTTTTGGTGCAAATGATATTAAACCATGGCATCATTTTTTATTCTGGTCTGTATATTTCATCTTCAATACTTTTCGTTGGTCATTTATACATGACAATTTTCTATTGTCACTACACACCAACATAATTGGGTTTCCAATACATATGTTTTTAGCGTATTTAAATGCTTATTATTTAATGCCAAAGTTCATCTATAATAAAAAGTATATCCAATACACGCTTTTTATAATAGCAGCATTAATACTAATGCTATTGGTAAAATTTAATCTTACTTATTGTTTGGTAAGTAAAGATGTAATGCCGGAAAGTTCAGAAATTATCGATAGGTTAACTATTGGTTTTGCTGTGCAAAGTATGATAGGTGAAGTGTACGTAATATCATTTTTTACAGCTATAAAATTAACCGTAGATTGGATTAGGGAAAGTAGTAAACTTCATGATTTAGAAAAGCGACAACTTAAAACGGAACTTCGTTTTTTAAGGTCTCAGGTCTCACCACATTTTTTCTTTAATACCTTAAATAATATATACTCTTTAACCTTAGAAAAATCTGATCAGGCACCAGAAGTTATTTTAAAATTATCGGAATTGATGCGATACTTGCTGTATGCCACTAAAAAACAGCGTCAAGATTTAACAAGTGAAATTAATTGTATAAGAAATTACATAGATTTGGAACGTATTCGGTTTGATGATTCTTTAAAGATTGATATGAATATTTCTGGTGATCTTACGAATTGTAAGATTCCGCCTATGCTTTTGATTCCTCTTATTGAAAATTGCTTTAAACATGGGGCAAATAAGAATATTGGGGAAATGAAGATTAAAATCGATGTCAAGGTAGAGGACGGATTTATGGATTTTAAAGTGTCAAATTCCATTCCGCTCGTAAATACAGAATATGTATATCCTGTAAAACGCGGAGGTATAGGACTCTCCAATGTAAAAAAACGTTTAGAGTTAGGGTATGATAAAAATGATTACGAATTAAAGATATTTGAGAAGGATAAAATGTTCAATGTTGTTTTAAAGCTTAAGGTAGTATGA
- a CDS encoding LytR/AlgR family response regulator transcription factor, with translation MILKVIVVDDEPLAINVLKNYLERVKELKLEGTFSNALDASTFLRDNQVDIMFLDINMPFLDGLEFLSTLHKKPFVIMTTAHEEHALKSFELEAIDYLVKPISLPRFFKSVDRVIGLKKGFGNSSLEKDEKPSIFVKVDKKKLQKIYLEEIMVIESLKDYIRIITPTAKYIIHRTLSSFTDELPGDNFIRIHRSFTIAVDKVNVVEGNSVEIGGIRYTIGRSYLADAKSRILNNLTD, from the coding sequence ATGATTTTGAAAGTGATAGTAGTAGATGATGAACCGTTGGCAATAAATGTGCTTAAAAACTATTTAGAAAGAGTTAAGGAATTGAAATTAGAAGGTACCTTTTCTAATGCGTTAGATGCATCGACTTTTTTAAGAGATAACCAAGTAGATATTATGTTCTTGGACATTAATATGCCTTTTCTGGATGGATTGGAATTTTTGAGTACCCTACATAAAAAGCCGTTTGTCATTATGACCACGGCACATGAAGAGCATGCATTAAAGAGTTTTGAGCTTGAGGCGATAGATTATTTGGTTAAGCCTATTTCATTACCACGTTTTTTTAAATCTGTAGATCGTGTAATAGGGCTAAAGAAAGGTTTTGGCAATAGCTCTTTGGAAAAGGACGAGAAGCCATCTATTTTTGTGAAGGTCGATAAAAAGAAACTTCAGAAAATATATCTTGAGGAAATAATGGTCATAGAAAGCCTTAAGGATTATATCAGGATTATTACCCCTACTGCTAAATATATCATTCATAGAACACTGAGCAGTTTTACAGATGAACTCCCTGGAGATAATTTTATCAGAATACATCGATCTTTCACGATTGCAGTAGATAAGGTAAATGTAGTTGAAGGAAATAGTGTTGAAATTGGCGGTATTAGATATACCATTGGTAGAAGCTACCTTGCAGATGCAAAAAGTAGAATATTAAATAACTTAACAGATTAG
- a CDS encoding tRNA1(Val) (adenine(37)-N6)-methyltransferase, with translation MSELFKFKQFSINQDRCAMKIGTDGVLLGAWTTVDNNPESILDIGAGTGVIALMLAQRSNAEVIDALEIDADAYEQCVENFELSPWGDRLYCYHAGLDEFVDEIEDQYELIVCNPPFYSENVASGNVQRDQARQNEFLPFEELVAAVSKLLSYNGVFTTIIPFKEKDAFVKRAEGEGLFLNECLHVRGNPTAEIKRVLLTFSRVAKEFDTTELIIETDRHVYTAEYVDLTKEFYLKM, from the coding sequence TTGAGCGAACTATTTAAATTTAAACAATTTAGTATTAATCAAGACCGTTGTGCCATGAAAATTGGTACGGACGGCGTATTGCTGGGTGCTTGGACTACAGTAGATAATAATCCAGAATCTATTCTTGATATTGGTGCCGGTACAGGAGTTATTGCATTGATGTTGGCACAAAGAAGCAACGCTGAGGTAATTGACGCCTTAGAAATAGATGCGGATGCCTATGAGCAGTGTGTGGAGAATTTTGAATTATCCCCATGGGGAGATAGGTTATACTGCTATCATGCCGGTTTGGATGAGTTTGTTGATGAAATTGAAGATCAGTATGAGTTGATAGTCTGTAATCCTCCATTTTATTCAGAAAATGTTGCATCAGGAAATGTACAACGAGATCAGGCACGGCAAAATGAGTTTCTTCCTTTTGAAGAACTAGTGGCGGCAGTTTCAAAGTTGTTGTCTTACAATGGCGTGTTCACCACAATTATACCTTTTAAGGAAAAAGATGCTTTTGTGAAAAGAGCTGAAGGTGAAGGTTTATTTCTGAATGAGTGTTTACATGTTAGAGGAAACCCGACAGCAGAAATAAAACGTGTGTTATTGACGTTCTCTAGAGTAGCCAAAGAATTCGATACCACAGAATTAATCATCGAAACTGATAGGCATGTATATACTGCTGAGTATGTGGACTTGACTAAAGAGTTTTATTTAAAAATGTAA